A single region of the Lycium barbarum isolate Lr01 chromosome 2, ASM1917538v2, whole genome shotgun sequence genome encodes:
- the LOC132627169 gene encoding small ribosomal subunit protein uS8z/uS8w isoform X1: MVRVSVLNDALKSMYNAEKRGKRQVMIRPSSKVIIKFLIVMQKHGYIGEFEYVDDHRSGKIVVELNGRLNKCGVISPRFDVGVKEIEGWTARLLPSRQLYCGFEAPYVVYYQAIEIIDLVCSHRWSRSLIWVHCADYLCWDHGP; this comes from the exons ATGGTCAGAGTTAGCGTGCTGAATGATGCTCTCAAGAGCATGTACAATGCTGAAAAGAGGGGAAAGCGTCAAGTCATGATTAGACCTTCCTCAAAAGTCATCATCAAGTTCCTCATTGTCATGCAGAAGCATG GTTACATCGGAGAATTTGAGTACGTTGATGATCATAGGTCAGGAAAGATTGTTGTTGAACTGAACGGAAGGCTAAACAAGTGCGGTGTTATTAGTCCTCGCTTTGATGTTGGAGTTAAGGAGATTGAAGGATGGACTGCTAGATTGCTCCCTTCCCGACAG TTGTATTGTGGATTTGAAGCTCCATATGTAGTTTATTACCAAGCAATTGAGATTATAGATTTGGTCTGCTCTCACAGATGGAGTAGAAGTCTTA TTTGGGTACATTGTGCTGACTACCTCTGCTGGGATCATGGACCATGA
- the LOC132627169 gene encoding small ribosomal subunit protein uS8z/uS8w isoform X2, which produces MVRVSVLNDALKSMYNAEKRGKRQVMIRPSSKVIIKFLIVMQKHGYIGEFEYVDDHRSGKIVVELNGRLNKCGVISPRFDVGVKEIEGWTARLLPSRQFGYIVLTTSAGIMDHEEARRKNVGGKVLGFFY; this is translated from the exons ATGGTCAGAGTTAGCGTGCTGAATGATGCTCTCAAGAGCATGTACAATGCTGAAAAGAGGGGAAAGCGTCAAGTCATGATTAGACCTTCCTCAAAAGTCATCATCAAGTTCCTCATTGTCATGCAGAAGCATG GTTACATCGGAGAATTTGAGTACGTTGATGATCATAGGTCAGGAAAGATTGTTGTTGAACTGAACGGAAGGCTAAACAAGTGCGGTGTTATTAGTCCTCGCTTTGATGTTGGAGTTAAGGAGATTGAAGGATGGACTGCTAGATTGCTCCCTTCCCGACAG TTTGGGTACATTGTGCTGACTACCTCTGCTGGGATCATGGACCATGAGGAGGCTCGGAGAAAGAATGTTGGTGGAAAAGTTCTTGGTTTCTTTTATTGA